The proteins below are encoded in one region of Winogradskyella helgolandensis:
- a CDS encoding SusC/RagA family TonB-linked outer membrane protein, which produces MQQQLKFFNMKWIPLLVFVLFGSALYAQQTVTGTVISQPDGLPLPGANILVQGTAIGSTTDMDGKYTIEVQDGTAVLVFSYVGFTPQNVTVGDKTVIDVVLVEDASQLSEIVVVGYGARRKSDVTGSVSSVKADELTAFAVLDAEQALQGRAAGVVVQSNNGGEPGAPIKINIRGNTSINASSDPLIVVDGFVGANMPQAGDIESLQVLKDASATAIYGSRGSNGVVLVTTKKGRNGKLVVELNTTYAVQNTANSLDLLNASDFADYQNQIRTNQGNSTPYVQGDYDTDWQDLIYRAGSTSNTQLSFSGGTDNVNYYASGTYFKQEGILVNSDYERVSFLSNIDAKVTDKLKVGLNLTGGLNKKSGVPTQSDGSVTVGGDDVVSLAMRFAPDKGIYNDDGSFSTNDRIGDAVDNPYAVATQRDDDTEIENFRANFYANYDIIEGLTFKTTFGISTENEFRGIYMPRTLEITAGGTTQGRAIMMEDKSKSVLSENYLTYTKEIGKGNLTLLAGYSYQNSTRKGFFSEGTGTLSDSFSYYGLYTATSLINGTSGDIYSTETEIQSQFGRVNYDYNDKYLFTATVRRDGASNFAENEKYAIFPSAALGWKVSNEDFLMDHETISNLKLRVSYGVTGNPSIGAYESLASLASLYASSNGITVPAITPYQTANPDLKWESSYQTNIGVDLGLLNNRISMSLDYYNIATKDVLMFDNSIPWYFGYLNDQIITNVGEINNKGFEISINSRNIVKDDFSWSTDLVFSKNKNTVETLINGADYFGDGAPSYFSVDNNYLLREGEEVGLFYGYDYAGVYQGGAVPAGTAMLPDGEAGDPLFLDLDGNGDINNDDRKVIGNPNPDFTWGITNSFKYKNFDLNIFFQGSQGGEIFNMTNVQLNNGDANTTYDYYNNAWTPSNPNTNQPRVGNNSFREISSRFVEDGSYVRLKNLAIGYTFPAEIIEDLGIENLRLSVSAQNLLTFTSYSGLDPEVNYFGASGNNNTSSNTVRGFDFGNYPTVRSFSFSLSAKF; this is translated from the coding sequence ATGCAACAACAACTCAAATTTTTCAACATGAAATGGATACCCTTATTGGTGTTTGTTTTATTTGGCTCAGCGTTATATGCTCAGCAAACAGTTACAGGTACTGTTATTAGTCAACCTGACGGATTGCCCTTACCAGGTGCCAATATTCTTGTACAAGGAACTGCTATTGGTTCTACTACAGATATGGATGGTAAATATACTATTGAAGTACAAGATGGTACTGCTGTCTTAGTATTTAGTTATGTTGGTTTTACTCCTCAAAACGTTACCGTAGGTGATAAAACAGTAATAGATGTAGTATTAGTAGAAGATGCTAGTCAACTTAGCGAAATAGTAGTCGTTGGTTATGGTGCTCGTAGAAAAAGTGATGTAACAGGTTCGGTATCTTCTGTAAAAGCAGATGAATTAACTGCCTTTGCCGTGTTAGATGCAGAACAAGCGCTTCAAGGTCGTGCAGCTGGTGTAGTTGTACAATCTAATAATGGTGGTGAGCCAGGCGCTCCAATTAAAATAAACATTAGAGGTAACACGTCTATTAATGCAAGTAGTGATCCTCTTATTGTTGTAGATGGATTTGTTGGTGCAAATATGCCTCAGGCAGGTGATATTGAATCATTACAAGTTTTAAAAGATGCTTCTGCAACTGCTATTTATGGTTCTCGTGGATCTAATGGTGTTGTTTTAGTAACGACTAAAAAAGGTAGAAATGGTAAATTAGTTGTTGAATTAAATACAACTTATGCGGTTCAAAATACAGCCAATAGTTTAGATTTATTAAACGCTAGTGATTTTGCAGATTATCAAAATCAGATTAGAACTAATCAAGGTAATTCTACTCCTTATGTTCAAGGAGATTATGATACAGATTGGCAAGATTTAATATATAGAGCTGGAAGTACTTCTAACACGCAACTTTCATTTTCAGGAGGTACAGATAATGTAAACTATTATGCTTCTGGTACCTATTTTAAACAAGAAGGTATACTTGTTAATTCTGATTACGAAAGAGTATCATTCTTGTCAAATATAGATGCAAAGGTCACTGATAAATTAAAAGTTGGATTGAATTTAACAGGTGGATTAAATAAGAAGTCTGGTGTTCCAACACAATCAGATGGTTCAGTTACTGTTGGTGGTGATGATGTGGTTTCTTTAGCCATGCGATTTGCTCCAGATAAAGGGATATATAATGATGACGGTAGTTTTTCAACAAACGATAGAATAGGTGATGCGGTTGATAACCCATATGCTGTGGCAACACAAAGAGATGATGATACTGAAATAGAAAATTTCAGAGCAAATTTCTACGCAAATTATGATATTATTGAAGGGCTTACTTTTAAAACAACTTTTGGTATAAGTACTGAAAATGAATTTAGAGGAATTTACATGCCAAGAACATTAGAAATTACAGCAGGTGGAACTACACAAGGTAGAGCTATTATGATGGAAGATAAAAGTAAGAGTGTTTTAAGTGAAAATTATTTAACGTATACGAAAGAGATTGGAAAAGGTAACTTAACGTTATTAGCGGGTTATTCTTATCAAAACTCAACGCGTAAAGGCTTTTTTAGTGAAGGTACAGGAACGCTTTCTGATTCATTTTCTTACTATGGATTATACACTGCAACTAGTTTAATAAATGGAACAAGTGGTGATATTTATTCAACTGAAACAGAAATTCAATCGCAATTTGGTAGAGTAAATTACGATTATAATGATAAGTATTTATTTACAGCTACAGTAAGAAGAGATGGTGCGTCTAACTTCGCAGAAAACGAAAAATATGCCATTTTCCCCTCAGCTGCATTAGGTTGGAAAGTTTCTAACGAAGATTTCTTAATGGATCATGAAACAATTTCTAACTTAAAATTAAGAGTTAGTTATGGTGTAACTGGTAACCCTTCAATTGGAGCTTACGAATCTTTAGCTAGTTTAGCTAGTTTATATGCCTCTAGCAATGGTATAACTGTACCAGCTATTACTCCTTACCAAACGGCTAACCCAGACTTAAAATGGGAGTCTTCTTACCAAACAAACATTGGTGTAGATTTAGGTTTATTAAATAATAGAATATCAATGTCTTTAGATTACTATAACATTGCGACTAAAGATGTTCTAATGTTTGATAATAGTATTCCTTGGTATTTTGGTTACCTTAATGATCAAATTATTACCAACGTTGGAGAGATTAACAATAAAGGATTTGAAATTTCTATAAACTCTAGAAACATTGTAAAAGATGATTTCAGTTGGTCTACAGACTTAGTATTCTCTAAGAATAAAAATACAGTGGAAACTTTAATTAATGGGGCTGATTATTTCGGTGATGGTGCGCCTAGTTATTTTAGTGTTGATAACAACTATTTATTGAGAGAAGGTGAAGAAGTAGGGTTATTTTATGGCTACGATTATGCTGGTGTTTATCAAGGTGGTGCTGTACCAGCTGGTACAGCTATGTTACCAGATGGTGAAGCTGGTGATCCATTATTTTTAGATTTAGATGGTAATGGAGATATAAATAATGATGACAGAAAAGTGATTGGTAATCCTAATCCTGATTTTACTTGGGGTATAACAAATAGCTTTAAGTACAAAAACTTTGATTTAAATATCTTTTTTCAAGGTTCACAAGGTGGTGAAATTTTTAACATGACTAACGTTCAGTTAAATAATGGAGATGCTAACACAACTTATGATTATTATAACAACGCATGGACACCTTCAAACCCTAATACAAACCAACCTCGTGTAGGTAATAATAGCTTTAGAGAAATTTCTTCTCGTTTTGTTGAAGATGGTAGCTATGTTAGATTAAAGAATCTTGCTATAGGTTATACGTTCCCAGCGGAAATTATTGAAGACTTAGGAATAGAAAATTTAAGACTTTCTGTAAGTGCTCAAAACTTACTAACCTTTACAAGCTACTCTGGTTTAGATCCTGAGGTTAATTATTTCGGAGCTTCTGGTAATAATAACACATCGAGTAACACTGTTAGAGGATTTGATTTTGGAAATTATCCAACTGTAAGATCGTTTAGTTTTAGTCTAAGTGCGAAGTTTTAA
- a CDS encoding polysaccharide lyase 6 family protein, with amino-acid sequence MKTSHLLLLVSSFLFIGFLNAQDITVSNLEEYNAAISKVSTGGTIILKNGEWKDAKLSAYGNGTAENPIIVKAETPGEVILTGSSSLSIYGNYVIVSGLWFKDGKTNEKFVVQFRKNSNEFANNCRFTNSTISYFDVADDNIKNHWVDMWGKNNRVDHNNFTGKTSAGTTLVVWLKGEEHIENNHKIDYNYFGQRPDLGENGGETIRIGTSDNSMKSSKTLVESNTFKQCDGEIEIISNKSGDNIFRNNLFIESKGTLTLRHGNNALVEGNVFLGNNVSQTGGIRIINEGHIVRNNLLIGLAGNDYRGPIVLMNGVPNSPLNRYNQVNNVDIQNNTIINCGPMTFGGGKNDELSLAPINTVFANNIITNTNSTKILETVDSVDGITFSGNIVDSEAMVNSQYFTKASIDWALLKSLPMPTDNNDALKSVTKTSKSPLKDITDSARDPYVAGAFNLNNTKIPRAIIARTGPGWQPNIVAPVTKPEDLIVEPGIGTLSKVFSKAKDGDIITLKAGVYEFNKGLKTGKNITILGSGDGNTVFKMQDDIENPFTYFIRINEGGALTLKNITFDATHNQPPKYAIVSPDKMESTMYTLNAENCTFKNFTTQNGGSIFKAYEGTLASSLTFKNCEFSDSFRGLNLSYDKDNLGKYSALEISIDNCVFKNIEEFAVNYIRNTPNVNIEGGKLIVTNSVFDKVANEEKGRTLITNGIHDVTIKNSAFVNSYKAQTPINLQGLNNVISNCLFDDNGYPKITKGAKEIDLIFKSPRWEDKDNYIPSKKSPLLKDNNGKALIGLTH; translated from the coding sequence ATGAAAACATCACATCTCTTACTTCTTGTTAGCTCTTTTTTATTCATAGGTTTTTTAAATGCTCAAGATATTACAGTTTCAAACCTCGAAGAGTATAATGCTGCTATTTCTAAAGTTAGCACAGGTGGCACTATCATTTTAAAAAATGGAGAATGGAAAGATGCTAAACTTTCAGCCTATGGTAATGGAACTGCAGAAAATCCAATAATTGTTAAAGCGGAAACGCCTGGAGAAGTGATTCTAACTGGTAGTTCTAGTTTAAGTATTTATGGCAATTATGTCATTGTTAGTGGCCTTTGGTTTAAGGATGGAAAAACGAATGAAAAATTTGTTGTGCAGTTCAGAAAAAACTCAAACGAATTTGCCAATAACTGTAGGTTTACCAACTCTACGATTTCCTATTTTGATGTTGCTGATGATAACATTAAAAATCATTGGGTTGATATGTGGGGTAAAAATAACAGAGTAGATCACAACAACTTTACTGGTAAAACTTCTGCAGGAACAACACTTGTCGTTTGGTTAAAAGGCGAAGAACATATTGAAAACAATCACAAAATAGATTATAATTATTTTGGCCAGAGACCAGATTTAGGTGAAAACGGAGGTGAAACAATTAGAATTGGTACAAGTGACAACTCTATGAAATCTTCTAAAACGCTTGTTGAGAGCAATACATTTAAACAATGTGATGGTGAGATAGAAATTATTTCAAACAAATCTGGAGATAATATTTTTAGAAATAATCTTTTTATTGAAAGTAAAGGGACTTTAACACTAAGACATGGTAATAACGCTCTTGTGGAAGGCAATGTATTTTTAGGGAATAACGTTTCTCAAACGGGTGGTATTAGAATTATTAATGAAGGCCATATTGTAAGAAATAATTTATTAATAGGTCTAGCGGGAAACGATTATAGAGGTCCTATCGTTTTAATGAATGGAGTTCCTAATTCTCCTTTAAATCGCTATAACCAAGTTAATAATGTTGACATACAAAATAATACCATTATTAATTGTGGTCCTATGACATTTGGTGGTGGTAAAAATGATGAACTAAGTCTTGCTCCAATTAATACTGTTTTTGCAAATAATATTATAACCAATACTAATTCTACTAAGATTTTAGAAACAGTAGATAGTGTTGATGGTATAACTTTTTCGGGAAATATTGTAGATAGTGAAGCGATGGTTAATTCACAATATTTTACAAAGGCAAGTATAGATTGGGCGCTTTTAAAGTCATTGCCAATGCCAACTGATAATAATGACGCACTAAAAAGTGTCACTAAAACGTCTAAAAGCCCTCTAAAAGATATTACAGATTCTGCTAGAGATCCTTATGTTGCAGGCGCATTTAACCTTAATAACACTAAAATTCCAAGAGCTATAATCGCAAGAACAGGTCCTGGATGGCAACCCAATATTGTGGCTCCTGTCACTAAACCCGAAGATTTAATTGTAGAACCAGGCATTGGTACATTATCTAAAGTATTTAGTAAGGCTAAAGATGGTGATATTATTACATTAAAAGCTGGTGTATATGAATTTAACAAAGGCCTTAAAACGGGGAAAAACATCACTATACTTGGTTCAGGTGATGGTAATACTGTATTTAAAATGCAAGATGATATAGAAAACCCATTCACTTATTTTATTCGTATTAATGAAGGAGGAGCATTGACTCTTAAGAATATCACTTTTGATGCAACACACAACCAACCACCTAAGTATGCTATAGTATCACCTGATAAAATGGAATCTACAATGTATACACTTAATGCAGAAAACTGTACATTCAAAAATTTCACAACTCAGAATGGAGGTAGTATTTTTAAAGCCTATGAAGGTACGTTAGCCAGCAGTTTAACATTTAAAAATTGTGAATTTTCAGATAGTTTTAGAGGTTTAAACTTGTCTTACGATAAAGATAATTTAGGAAAATACAGTGCCTTAGAAATTAGTATTGATAATTGTGTTTTCAAAAATATTGAAGAATTTGCTGTAAATTACATAAGAAACACACCCAATGTAAATATTGAAGGTGGTAAACTAATAGTTACCAATAGCGTATTTGATAAGGTGGCTAATGAAGAAAAAGGAAGAACGCTTATCACTAATGGTATTCATGATGTAACCATCAAAAATTCAGCTTTTGTTAATAGTTATAAAGCTCAAACACCTATTAATTTACAAGGTTTAAATAATGTGATATCAAATTGCTTATTTGACGATAACGGTTATCCAAAAATAACAAAAGGAGCCAAAGAAATAGACTTAATTTTTAAAAGCCCAAGATGGGAAGATAAAGACAACTATATTCCAAGTAAAAAATCACCATTACTTAAAGATAATAACGGAAAAGCGCTGATAGGGCTTACACATTAA
- a CDS encoding sugar kinase, whose amino-acid sequence MKKVVTFGEIMLRLAPQGFLRFSQANNFDAIYGGGESNVAVSLANYGVPVDFVTRLPKNDIGECAMMEMRKRGVGVDKIIYGGDRLGIYFLETGAVSRGSKVVYDRAHSAISEIKPGMVDWKSVFKDVAWFHWTGITPAISQGAADACLEAVKIASEMGVTISTDLNYRAKLWTFCDDAHREKIMTELTSYCDVVLGNEEDAEKHFNIHPEGLDVHKNGHDVKAEAFLSVCKQMMEKFPRAKKVITTLRGSISASHNTWAGVLYDGKTMFETRQYQITDIVDRVGGGDSFMGGLIYGLLKYPEDDQNALDFAVAASCLKHTIKGDANLVTVSEVEKLMGGDASGRVAR is encoded by the coding sequence ATGAAAAAAGTAGTCACTTTTGGAGAAATTATGCTAAGATTAGCACCTCAAGGTTTTTTAAGATTTTCACAAGCTAATAATTTCGATGCTATCTATGGTGGTGGAGAATCTAACGTAGCAGTATCACTTGCAAACTATGGAGTACCTGTAGATTTTGTAACACGTTTACCAAAAAATGATATTGGAGAATGTGCTATGATGGAAATGCGCAAAAGAGGAGTAGGGGTCGATAAAATAATTTATGGTGGAGACCGTTTAGGAATTTATTTCTTAGAAACAGGTGCTGTAAGTAGAGGTTCTAAAGTCGTTTATGACAGAGCACATTCTGCAATTTCTGAAATTAAACCAGGTATGGTAGATTGGAAATCTGTTTTTAAAGATGTGGCTTGGTTTCATTGGACAGGTATTACACCTGCAATTTCTCAAGGTGCAGCAGATGCATGTTTAGAAGCTGTAAAAATTGCTAGTGAAATGGGTGTTACGATTTCTACAGATTTAAACTACAGAGCTAAACTTTGGACGTTCTGTGATGATGCACATAGAGAAAAAATAATGACTGAATTAACATCGTATTGTGATGTTGTTTTAGGAAATGAAGAAGATGCAGAAAAGCATTTTAATATTCATCCTGAAGGTTTAGATGTTCACAAAAATGGGCATGATGTAAAAGCGGAAGCGTTCTTATCGGTTTGTAAGCAAATGATGGAAAAATTCCCAAGAGCTAAAAAAGTAATTACAACATTAAGAGGATCTATTTCTGCATCTCATAATACTTGGGCTGGTGTTTTATATGATGGCAAAACGATGTTTGAAACGCGTCAGTATCAAATTACAGATATCGTAGATCGCGTAGGTGGAGGTGATTCATTTATGGGAGGATTGATCTACGGATTATTAAAATATCCTGAAGATGATCAAAATGCATTAGACTTTGCTGTTGCAGCCTCATGTTTAAAACACACTATTAAAGGAGATGCTAACTTAGTGACGGTTTCTGAAGTAGAAAAATTAATGGGTGGTGATGCTTCTGGTCGTGTTGCTAGATAA
- a CDS encoding fibronectin type III — MRRPLLNLSITFLGITLGFSQTVLNANEPGHTYEDINTILAPGYNAVETPDCAHSDFGRHISEVFDAELNTYVFRFIAHKTPDNDRCKKFDRQRVEIKTYASSPDHLKAIEGETVTYKWKFKLSSDFQVSSSFTHIHQIKAVGGPYESIPMITLTLRKGNPDRIELRYTPTDNQATIKTADLNLLRGHWVEVTETIYFSNKGSYNITINRVSNGASVFNYSNDEMDTWQNGATFSRPKWGLYRSLKHSNDIKDEIIRFANFSIEEFGPLSLSDLEAQVEENQLNLEASKGVLNFKNVRAQDYDHVELYDTFGHIMDSENRFKKHKLDVSGLNSGDYYIVFKKSKRSIKVLKFTI, encoded by the coding sequence ATGAGAAGACCCTTGTTGAATTTAAGCATTACATTTTTAGGAATCACTTTAGGGTTTTCACAAACGGTATTAAACGCCAATGAACCAGGCCATACTTATGAAGACATCAATACCATTTTAGCACCTGGCTATAATGCCGTTGAGACACCAGACTGTGCGCATTCTGATTTTGGGCGACATATTAGTGAAGTTTTTGATGCCGAATTAAATACTTATGTATTTCGATTTATCGCGCATAAAACTCCAGATAATGACCGATGTAAAAAATTTGACAGACAGCGTGTTGAGATTAAAACCTATGCCTCTTCACCAGATCATTTAAAAGCTATAGAAGGAGAAACTGTTACATATAAATGGAAATTTAAGTTATCTAGTGATTTTCAAGTTTCTTCTAGTTTTACACATATTCATCAAATTAAAGCTGTAGGTGGCCCTTACGAATCTATACCAATGATTACCTTAACGCTTCGCAAGGGTAATCCAGATCGAATAGAATTAAGATACACTCCAACTGACAACCAAGCAACTATTAAAACTGCGGATCTAAATTTACTAAGAGGGCACTGGGTAGAAGTTACTGAAACTATTTATTTTTCTAATAAAGGCAGTTACAACATTACTATTAATCGTGTCTCCAATGGTGCTTCTGTATTCAATTACAGTAATGATGAAATGGATACATGGCAAAATGGTGCTACTTTTTCTAGACCAAAATGGGGACTTTATAGAAGCTTAAAACATAGCAATGATATAAAAGATGAAATTATTCGATTCGCTAATTTCAGTATTGAAGAATTTGGTCCTTTATCATTATCAGATTTAGAAGCACAAGTAGAAGAAAACCAATTAAATTTAGAAGCTTCAAAAGGTGTTTTAAACTTTAAAAATGTTAGAGCTCAAGATTATGACCACGTAGAACTCTATGATACTTTTGGTCATATTATGGATTCTGAAAATCGTTTTAAAAAGCACAAATTAGACGTTTCAGGTTTAAATTCTGGAGACTATTATATTGTCTTTAAGAAGTCTAAGCGCAGCATCAAAGTATTAAAATTTACCATTTAG
- a CDS encoding RagB/SusD family nutrient uptake outer membrane protein has product MNTYKILLLLMGLSIMGCSDLEEEPVGLLSPDGFFSTTQDIQTAVDGALTHAINEEIWGRKLSMSLLLRSDMAELMSGQPYRAEMDMHNVSGDNEMVYDPWTRMWLGISAANNAIAGAESVGVNEEVKNPVVAQAYFARAFYYFHLVRLFGDIPYFDSPAGDEADFSVSLTSESDVYDNIISDLQFAKTWLPTTVASRAIPSKAAASSYLALVYLTRAGTNDMTYFQLAFDEAKEVIDNKGEYQLDLDPDFQTLFNANKIDNSLEPIFALDYNSVEAEDNAYDQTAPMTGIRGDSGWSVIVPSMAVYNSFEDGDYRKNVSFQTEATINETLVDYTQFDISGHEHAANRPYIAKYTRYPGEFARGDKRATSHNYSMLRYAEVLLIAAEAGVEIGSPLALGYLNEVRTRARNGGESTSGGYTEVTIAPSTVPANLASITVADVLEERRLELAFECKRWYDIKRRQLGDQVFGSTGLEGNKSDWNSSVDYDTPIPQEEIDRNPNLGGL; this is encoded by the coding sequence ATGAATACTTATAAAATATTATTGTTATTGATGGGATTGTCAATAATGGGATGCTCTGATTTAGAAGAGGAGCCAGTTGGATTATTATCTCCAGATGGATTCTTTTCTACAACTCAAGATATCCAAACAGCAGTTGATGGTGCACTAACCCACGCCATTAATGAAGAGATTTGGGGAAGAAAATTGTCTATGTCATTACTATTGCGTTCAGATATGGCTGAGCTTATGTCAGGACAACCATACAGAGCAGAAATGGATATGCATAACGTTTCAGGAGATAATGAAATGGTATATGATCCATGGACAAGAATGTGGTTAGGTATTAGTGCAGCGAATAATGCTATTGCAGGTGCAGAAAGCGTAGGAGTGAATGAAGAAGTTAAGAACCCTGTTGTGGCTCAGGCTTATTTTGCAAGAGCATTTTATTATTTTCACTTGGTAAGATTATTTGGAGATATCCCTTATTTTGATAGTCCAGCAGGTGATGAAGCTGATTTTAGTGTTAGTTTAACATCAGAATCAGATGTGTATGATAATATCATTTCAGATTTACAATTTGCCAAAACTTGGTTGCCAACAACGGTGGCTTCTAGAGCTATACCATCAAAAGCGGCAGCAAGTTCTTATTTGGCTTTAGTGTATTTAACTAGAGCAGGTACAAATGATATGACTTATTTTCAATTAGCATTTGATGAAGCTAAAGAAGTGATTGATAACAAAGGAGAATACCAATTAGACTTAGATCCAGATTTTCAAACGTTATTTAATGCTAATAAAATTGATAATTCTCTTGAGCCCATTTTTGCACTTGATTATAATAGTGTTGAAGCAGAAGATAATGCTTATGACCAAACAGCTCCAATGACTGGTATTAGAGGTGATTCTGGCTGGTCTGTTATTGTACCTTCAATGGCGGTTTATAATTCTTTTGAAGATGGTGATTATAGAAAAAACGTGAGTTTCCAAACAGAAGCTACTATTAACGAGACTTTAGTAGACTATACTCAGTTTGATATAAGCGGACATGAACATGCGGCAAACAGACCATATATTGCAAAGTATACGCGTTACCCTGGGGAATTTGCTCGTGGTGATAAAAGAGCAACAAGTCATAATTATTCAATGTTGCGTTATGCAGAAGTATTATTAATAGCAGCTGAAGCTGGTGTTGAAATAGGAAGTCCTTTAGCTCTTGGTTATCTAAATGAAGTTAGAACTAGAGCAAGAAATGGTGGGGAATCTACATCTGGTGGTTATACTGAGGTTACAATTGCACCAAGTACTGTACCTGCAAATCTAGCATCAATTACAGTTGCAGATGTATTAGAAGAGCGTAGATTAGAATTGGCGTTTGAATGTAAGAGATGGTACGACATCAAAAGAAGACAATTAGGAGATCAAGTATTTGGTTCTACCGGACTTGAAGGTAATAAATCTGATTGGAATTCTAGTGTTGACTACGATACTCCAATACCACAAGAAGAGATAGATAGAAATCCAAACCTTGGAGGATTATAA
- a CDS encoding LacI family DNA-binding transcriptional regulator, with the protein MANKKRATLKDIGNVLNISPAAVSKAMHDDSRISDKTKKAVKRVAKELNYQPNHLASALRNGKSNLVGVIVPRTNSNFFSSVLEHMEAVLNKASYNIIITQSNESFEKECKNIDTLLFTQVDGIIASMANETVDLSHYEKIKSNGIPLILFDRGENDLNVDYVGINDYDSSHVIVEHLVNKGCKRIAHIGGYRRTRIFNNRIKGYVDALKKHNHPIDDSLIIESALTLEDGRQEMENLLKLKNRPDAVYVASDYAALGALQVLNENNIKVPDDIRLVGFGNEPFTSLVTPSISSIEQHSKEIGRLAAEAFLKHIAEPELKQTLNKIILDAELIIRDSSI; encoded by the coding sequence TTGGCCAATAAAAAAAGAGCAACGCTAAAAGACATTGGAAATGTCTTAAATATCTCACCTGCTGCTGTTTCAAAAGCTATGCATGATGATTCACGAATTAGTGATAAAACAAAGAAAGCTGTTAAGCGCGTCGCTAAAGAACTGAATTATCAACCCAATCATTTAGCTAGTGCTTTAAGAAATGGAAAAAGTAATTTAGTTGGTGTTATTGTACCTAGAACTAACAGTAATTTCTTTTCTTCAGTTCTAGAACACATGGAAGCTGTGCTTAACAAAGCAAGCTACAATATTATCATTACACAATCTAATGAATCCTTTGAGAAAGAGTGTAAAAATATTGATACGTTATTATTTACCCAAGTAGATGGCATTATTGCATCCATGGCAAATGAAACTGTTGATTTATCGCATTACGAAAAAATAAAATCTAATGGCATTCCTCTTATCCTTTTTGATCGTGGTGAAAATGATCTTAACGTAGACTATGTAGGTATTAATGATTATGACAGTAGTCATGTCATTGTTGAACATTTGGTTAATAAAGGCTGTAAACGTATTGCACATATTGGTGGTTATAGAAGAACACGAATTTTCAATAACAGAATTAAAGGTTATGTTGATGCACTAAAGAAACACAACCATCCTATTGACGATAGCCTTATTATTGAAAGTGCGCTTACCCTTGAAGATGGAAGACAAGAAATGGAAAACCTCCTGAAGTTGAAAAACAGACCAGATGCCGTTTATGTTGCTAGTGATTATGCGGCTTTAGGAGCTTTGCAAGTTTTAAATGAAAACAACATAAAAGTACCTGATGACATTAGGCTAGTAGGTTTTGGAAATGAACCCTTTACCTCTTTGGTTACACCTTCAATTTCTAGCATTGAGCAACACAGCAAGGAGATTGGTCGTTTGGCAGCAGAAGCATTTTTAAAGCATATTGCGGAACCTGAATTAAAACAAACTCTAAATAAAATAATTCTGGATGCTGAATTGATTATTAGAGATTCATCAATATAA